GGCTACTCGGGCGGACAGACCGACAACCCAACGTACGAGGCCGTTTGCCGCGGAACGACAGGGCATGCTGAAGTGATTCGGATCGAATACGACCCGGCCGTAATTGACTATGAATCGCTGCTGGAGATCTTTTTTCAGACGCACGACCCGACCACGCTCAACCGCCAAGGCGCCGACGTCGGGACGCAATACCGCTCGGTCATCTTCTCTCATGACGCCGCGCAAAAAGACGCGGCGGAGCAGTTTTTAAAGCAGCTGGATGCGGCCAAAGCCTACTCGTCGCCGATCGTGACCGAGATTTCCCCGCTTACCAACTATTTTGCGGCCGAAAACTATCACCAGAACTATTTTGACAGTCACCCCAGCCAGTCTTATTGCGCGGCGGTAATTGCCCCTAAAGTCGACAAATTTCGCCGAAAATTCGCGGCGAAACTGAAAGAGGGGGGCGCCTAGCGCCGGCCAATTCGCTCCTCGCCAGAGGGCGTAAGGTGTGTTAGCATTTCGGGTTTAGATCGTCGCTTTGAGCGCCGGATGAACGAGACCAGACCCATACGCGGAGTCGTCATGTCGATTGATCCCTATTCGAATTCCCCCTGCGGAACGAATAAGAAAATCAAATTCTACTGCCCCGAGATGATTCCCGATCTAGAGAAGATCGAGCGGATGTTGGCTGGCGAGCAGCGTGTCGCCGCGTTGGACGTTGTGCAGAAATTGTTGGAGCGATACCCGGATCACTCGGTTCCGCTCTTCTATCGCACGATTTTGCAAATGCAGATCGGCGAAGAAGGAAAGATTGCTGCAGCGATCAGCGAGTTCCTTGACAAGCACCCCGACAATCCGGCGGCACACGCGCTCTACGCGTCCCATCTATCCGCGAGCGGCAAACCGACCGAAGCAGTCGAAGAGCTGCAGACGG
The nucleotide sequence above comes from Blastopirellula sp. J2-11. Encoded proteins:
- the msrA gene encoding peptide-methionine (S)-S-oxide reductase MsrA, which gives rise to MAEATFGGGCFWCTEAIFQRLDGVTHVEPGYSGGQTDNPTYEAVCRGTTGHAEVIRIEYDPAVIDYESLLEIFFQTHDPTTLNRQGADVGTQYRSVIFSHDAAQKDAAEQFLKQLDAAKAYSSPIVTEISPLTNYFAAENYHQNYFDSHPSQSYCAAVIAPKVDKFRRKFAAKLKEGGA